TAGACCCTGGGCACCCATCTGTCTTTTTTCCTTTGGAGCGCCTCCAGTCCCTTGTCGCAATGAGCGATTGAGCGACTGGTGCTGTCGTCGCCCAGTTTTGAACTGCTGAGTCAAGAACTGAAAGAACGTAAGACTTTTCATCATCCGCGATCGCCGTTGCAGAAGTGGGAGCAATTAAGTAAGATTACCTTCAGCTGAAATCGGTTGACTCTGGTTTGCCACAATAAGCCTATTCAATACCAGAAATTTACAGTTTGTTAATACGTCGGCTTATACCTTTTGGATGATTTCGCGTGTTGAATGATTCACTTTGCCTTAACTAACTGCAGGAGTGCAAACCTGCCTCAACGCAACCGAATAGTGCGAGGTGCAGCGATCGCAGCTATCTGGGTTAACTCAGCTTCATGGTTTGCCTGGTCATATACTCCTGACCAAACTGCAACGAGTGAGTCTGATAATTCTAACATCTCTGTTTCAGCAGTCATTCCCGATCCTGCCAGTTGGGTATCAGTTCGGAATAACTCCAGTCGCACTGAAGCTGGAATACCAGATGTGCTGTTATATGCTCCTGACAAAGCACCAGTAATGGCACTGGTAAGTCGTGGCTGAACACTTTTACACGCCGCCCGTATAGTTGAGAGGCGAAAGTCTTCCAGGGTACTTAAGAAGCAGTAAAATGCTAAAGCGATGGCGCTACTAGGCTGAACATCTTGACTTAGTTCTGTTGCAGCTTGTTCCAACCCCACATTTTGCTCTAGCAATGTCTTGACATGTTTCAGCTTTTGTCGTGTATGAGTCTGTGACTCTCCGAGGAAGGAAATAATTTGAGGTATTAAGTCAGCTAAGTAGAGTTTTTCTTTGAGAGACTGAGCGATCGCATATCCGACTGCTAAAGCACCATCCCAACTCTCTGGATCGTCTTGCCCAACTGCTCCTAGGGCAAGTTGCAAGTTTTGTCGCAGTTTAATTTCATTTTCGTGGTAAAATAGAGCAATTGGCAGCGTAGTAATTATGGCTGTTGTAGAGATTTCATTAATTACTTTTTGCTCGCTGGGGGATGTCTGAAAGACGCTTCCAGAGTTGGTTGCCAACGCATCTTGCCAATCGTTTAAATTAAATTTCCCCTGTCTGATTAAGCTTTTTGTTCCCTGAATTGTCAGCCTTACTAATTGAGATTCTGAGCTGACAGGCAAATTTTGTTGTTCTAAACTCTGAGCTAACGGCTGTTCTTGGGAGGATAAGCGCTGCCTAAAGCTGCTTGCTTTCTCTATCTTCTCCCCTATTGCTGCCCCTAATAAGGTGCCGCGAAATCGACTGCCGAGTGAGTAACGCATTAGCTTATCTTAACATTTCTCAGATAATGAACTAATGCCTGCAATCCGAGTCGGTAACTTTCTGCACCAAAGCCACTAATTTGACCGATCGCTACTGCTGCAATGTAGGAGTGATGTCGGAAAGCTTCCCGTTGGTAAATGTTGCTTAGATGAACTTCGACTGTGGGGATATTAACTGCTGCGAGCGCATCTCGAATTGCCACACTCGTATGAGTATAAGCACCAGCATTAATTAAAATCCCCTGGGATTCCCCCCTAGCTGCATGAATAGCATCCACTAAAACACCCTCATGATTAGACTGCACAGTAGAAACTTTAACCTGTAGCTTCTGTCCTTCCGCTTTTAGCAGGCTGTTGATCTCACCTAATGTTACCGAACCGTAAATCCCTGGTTCTCGCTGTCCCAGTAGATTTAAGTTTGGTCCGTGCAGTACTAAAACGCTAACAAGTGGCAGTTGTGCAGACAGCACGAGGCGGACTACCGATTGCGACGCGTTCTATCATTGACGGGAATCGGAATCGGTTCGGGTTCCGGCTCAGCTTCCGGACCTAGCAAGGTTTCAATCAGCTTGCGTGCCCATTCCTTTAGCTTCTCCAGTACCTTTTCTATGTAGTCCATTGAACCGATTGCTCCTACAATTCTATTTTAATTTGTCAATGACAAATGAGAAAATGGGGGTTGGATTGATATTGGCTCAGCCCAAACTATCGTTTGTTGCTTTAGCTTTTCCCTTGCCAGCGATACTGTGGTTTTAAGCTTTGCGGATACATCCCTATTGAGAGCATGAAAATAGGGAACCGCTATTTAACTCCATTTTATTGGCATTTGGGGCTTGGATTCGCCTCATAGCGCTATTAAATAGCTATTTAAACCAAAAGTGCAGGAAGGTAATTTGTTTTTTTACTGATCTTAACTTTACCACACCGAGCAAGAGCAGACTCATCCTACCAAAGAGGGGCATAACAAAGAAGGGGAATACAATTCTAATACTTCCTTTTGAGGGAGTGCATAAAGCTTAAAATAAACTAAAGAAATTTTACTCAGTTTTTAACTGCTGACAATAATTTTCGCCGCAGATGATCGAGGGCTGTACAAGCGCTAACGTGACGAATCAAAGCCCGGTTGCGCGTTGAACCAAATTTATGCTCAAAACTTTGTACTTCAGAGTTGGGTCCAGCTAAACCAATGTAGACCAAACCCACTGGTTTAGCGGCGCTACCACCATGGGGTCCAGCAATGCCAGTAATACTTAATCCCCAAGTGGTTGAGAGGTGTGTTTTTACCCCAGCTGCCATTTGCTCTGCCACCCTAGCACTGACCGCGCCTAGTTGAGTTACATCTTCCTGATTCACGCCTAGCAGAGCAATTT
This window of the Chroococcidiopsis sp. CCMEE 29 genome carries:
- a CDS encoding ADP-ribosylglycohydrolase family protein; its protein translation is MRYSLGSRFRGTLLGAAIGEKIEKASSFRQRLSSQEQPLAQSLEQQNLPVSSESQLVRLTIQGTKSLIRQGKFNLNDWQDALATNSGSVFQTSPSEQKVINEISTTAIITTLPIALFYHENEIKLRQNLQLALGAVGQDDPESWDGALAVGYAIAQSLKEKLYLADLIPQIISFLGESQTHTRQKLKHVKTLLEQNVGLEQAATELSQDVQPSSAIALAFYCFLSTLEDFRLSTIRAACKSVQPRLTSAITGALSGAYNSTSGIPASVRLELFRTDTQLAGSGMTAETEMLELSDSLVAVWSGVYDQANHEAELTQIAAIAAPRTIRLR
- the aroQ gene encoding type II 3-dehydroquinate dehydratase, whose amino-acid sequence is MLSAQLPLVSVLVLHGPNLNLLGQREPGIYGSVTLGEINSLLKAEGQKLQVKVSTVQSNHEGVLVDAIHAARGESQGILINAGAYTHTSVAIRDALAAVNIPTVEVHLSNIYQREAFRHHSYIAAVAIGQISGFGAESYRLGLQALVHYLRNVKIS